The Tripterygium wilfordii isolate XIE 37 chromosome 5, ASM1340144v1, whole genome shotgun sequence genome window below encodes:
- the LOC119999088 gene encoding transcription factor MYB15-like, which produces MGRAPCCDKASVKKGPWSPEEDAKLKDYIEQHGTGGNWIALPQKIGLKRCGKSCRLRWLNYLRPHIKHGGFTEEEDNIICSLYINIGSRWSIIAAQLPGRTDNDIKNYWNTRLKKKLLGKQQRKQQEARRSMSFQKARDIKRQNNHHHRDSNLIMFPAGSTTLDMSQTHITSSISSYPYYKPAEVAGLVMNNQDDDHHHLKDDNQAASVRNLLVKLGGRFSNDDHPQYPQPITNSLLYPPIQMFTPENELYAHYSSSIPCFTVNPTSTSTATVCPHQLPSNIEEGPDHSDMFVQEIENLAVELDELPQQLDDLESCLIGMEMEMEMEMVMSTTTTGTSSTPSAESSINSSWGDMMMMSNCNCNSLVYYPHDQIVSDYSNLI; this is translated from the exons ATGGGAAGAGCTCCTTGCTGTGACAAGGCCAGCGTGAAGAAAGGACCTTGGTCGCCTGAGGAAGATGCCAAACTCAAGGACTATATCGAGCAGCACGGCACCGGCGGAAACTGGATCGCCTTGCCTCAGAAGATAG GTCTCAAGCGATGTGGGAAGAGCTGTCGGCTTCGATGGCTAAACTATCTGCGTCCCCATATTAAACATGGAGGATTCACAGAGGAAGAAGACAACATTATTTGCAGCCTCTACATCAACATTGGAagcag gtGGTCTATAATCGCTGCACAATTACCTGGTAGAACCGATAATGACATAAAGAACTACTGGAACACAAGGCTTAAGAAGAAGCTCCTTGGCAAGCAACAGCGAAAACAACAAGAAGCAAGGCGATCCATGAGCTTCCAAAAGGCGCGAGATATTAAGAGACagaataatcatcatcatcgagATAGTAACTTGATCATGTTTCCTGCAGGATCCACAACACTAGACATGAGCCAAACCCATATCACCAGTAGTATTAGTAGTTATCCTTATTATAAGCCAGCAGAGGTAGCAGGACTCGTGATGAACAATCAAgatgatgatcatcatcatctcaaAGATGACAACCAAGCAGCGTCCGTCAGGAACTTGCTCGTCAAACTTGGAGGAAGGTTTTCAAATGATGATCATCCTCAATATCCACAGCCAATTACAAACTCTCTGCTATATCCACCAATTCAAATGTTTACGCCAGAAAATGAACTATATGCTCACTACTCCTCGTCCATCCCTTGTTTTACTGTGAATCCCACAAGTACTAGTACTGCTACTGTTTGTCCTCATCAGTTACCAAGCAATATTGAAGAGGGTCCTGATCATAGTGatatgtttgtgcaagaaataGAAAACTTGGCAGTTGAGTTGGATGAATTGCCACAACagttggatgatttggaaagTTGCTTGATTggaatggagatggagatggagatggagatggtgatGAGCACTACTACAACTGGGACAAGTAGTACACCTTCCGCAGAAAGCAGTATTAATAGTAGTTGGGgagatatgatgatgatgagcaaCTGCAACTGCAACTCTCTTGTTTATTATCCTCATGATCAAATTGTTTCAGACTACTCCAACTTAATTTGA